A genomic segment from Deltaproteobacteria bacterium encodes:
- the lnt gene encoding apolipoprotein N-acyltransferase: MAVGSSLFRNYFLFGLAGALIGSAFLFPQTFASVILGWLGALFLCHAVNTSRRVMVGLFFSGLVLSVIGFYWLVETVHFFGGFNYPLAAIIFSLFCWYSALQFVLCGVISRFIGGGGYGGFPCFALSWLIVESFMPRIFPWAIAHTQITWVWFSGLADIFGANVLSFIMLLWGEAVSLLVLGKPRAKRFISLLFVLSACLLSVGAWRSNAVLGALEKAASVRVALVQGNLDAKQKGDVNYLESNLERYRELSATAVDEGAELVFWPESVVNAWAPENLTSVVSTENELLPDKPVNLLYGGLSYAERSTAEVQAILAAVYGGVSREYIELIRFAYYNTAFGVDERGDVVGRYHKRVLMPFGEYIPFAREFPFLQSLSPQTGNFDSGKLSEPISFNLRLMGAEGVVEEQQVKVMPLICYEDLVSSLAREAVLKGANILVNLTNDAWYGRTAAPFQHNLLAAWRAIETRRFLLRVTNTGYTAVIDPLGRTQGDLEIFSNDYLIADVKPLAVETIYARLGDLAPLLIIGAVSALLWASRKARP; the protein is encoded by the coding sequence GTGGCGGTAGGGAGCTCCTTGTTTAGGAATTACTTTTTATTTGGCCTAGCAGGGGCGCTTATTGGGTCCGCTTTTTTGTTCCCTCAGACATTTGCCAGCGTAATTTTGGGCTGGCTTGGAGCGTTGTTTCTTTGCCATGCCGTAAATACTTCGCGGCGCGTAATGGTAGGATTGTTTTTTAGTGGGCTCGTTTTAAGCGTCATTGGTTTTTATTGGCTCGTAGAGACGGTGCATTTTTTTGGAGGCTTCAATTACCCTTTAGCCGCCATAATCTTTTCATTATTTTGTTGGTATTCAGCTCTACAGTTTGTACTTTGTGGTGTAATTAGCAGATTCATTGGCGGTGGCGGTTACGGAGGGTTTCCCTGTTTTGCCTTGTCTTGGTTAATAGTAGAGAGCTTTATGCCTAGGATTTTTCCCTGGGCGATTGCGCATACGCAGATAACTTGGGTCTGGTTTTCTGGCCTAGCGGATATTTTCGGGGCGAATGTTTTAAGTTTCATTATGCTGTTGTGGGGTGAGGCGGTGTCGCTCTTGGTGTTGGGTAAGCCTAGAGCGAAGCGTTTTATTTCACTTCTTTTTGTGTTGTCAGCTTGTCTCTTATCAGTGGGCGCCTGGCGCAGTAATGCAGTTTTGGGAGCGTTAGAGAAGGCAGCATCGGTAAGAGTAGCTCTTGTTCAAGGGAATTTAGATGCAAAGCAAAAGGGCGATGTAAATTACTTAGAAAGCAATTTAGAACGGTATCGGGAGCTTTCGGCCACGGCTGTTGACGAAGGTGCTGAACTCGTGTTTTGGCCCGAATCTGTCGTCAATGCATGGGCCCCTGAAAATTTGACATCGGTCGTTAGCACCGAGAATGAACTTTTGCCGGATAAGCCTGTAAATCTTCTCTATGGAGGTTTGTCGTATGCAGAGAGATCGACTGCTGAAGTTCAAGCTATATTGGCGGCTGTCTATGGCGGAGTTAGCAGAGAGTATATTGAGCTTATACGGTTTGCCTACTACAACACTGCCTTTGGTGTCGACGAACGCGGCGATGTTGTAGGGAGATATCACAAGCGCGTATTGATGCCATTTGGTGAGTATATCCCATTTGCTCGGGAGTTCCCTTTTTTGCAGAGTCTTAGTCCGCAGACTGGCAACTTTGATAGTGGTAAATTAAGCGAGCCGATTTCTTTTAATTTGCGCCTAATGGGGGCGGAGGGAGTAGTAGAGGAGCAGCAAGTAAAAGTCATGCCGTTAATTTGCTATGAGGATTTGGTTTCTAGTCTTGCTAGAGAGGCAGTTCTTAAGGGTGCTAATATTCTAGTAAATCTTACAAATGATGCTTGGTATGGCAGGACGGCAGCGCCCTTTCAACACAACCTTTTAGCCGCCTGGCGAGCCATTGAGACAAGGAGATTTTTGCTTAGAGTAACCAACACTGGATATACGGCTGTTATCGATCCTTTGGGAAGGACTCAGGGAGATTTGGAGATTTTCAGCAATGATTATCTCATAGCAGACGTAAAGCCCCTCGCGGTTGAGACTATATATGCACGTTTAGGAGATCTAGCGCCTTTACTTATAATTGGCGCTGTGAGTGCTTTGTTGTGGGCCAGCCGAAAAGCTCGCCCATAA
- a CDS encoding YifB family Mg chelatase-like AAA ATPase → LMATTLYGATIVGVEALGVSVEAQILCSLRRFSLVGLPDNALRESKDRVRCAVENSGFSFPMHEVIVSLAPASLPKYGAGFDLTIALSVLAADGKISHSPANKYLILGELALDGRVKGVPGALAVASYAASNGFSAVLLPEANAATAAVVETIPVFAIKSLVHAVEFLNGNLDIERSLPTTKSPTNGRRYCFGDVVGQHNAKRALEIATAGGHNLLMVGPPGVGKSMLAKRASSLLPELNREEMIEITKIHSRSTESPNGQGDFQELITTRPFRNPHHTTSTAGLIGGGSNAVPGEISLAHCGVLFLDELTEFNRNALESLREPLENRKITISRANYRITLPSDFILIAAMNPCPCGKKGSTEQNCTCSLTTMQKYNAKLSAPLLDRIDLHIWVPQISVDKMQAGNKEADPTDKMIDSVSRVRQVQSSRYQSHKVLNGTMATSDIRRFCICSSPVSKVVESAARRLQLSARGYTRLLKVSRTIADLDDCAEIQEKHVCEAISYRSFIKNVPSTV, encoded by the coding sequence ACTTATGGCCACAACACTTTATGGAGCAACCATCGTAGGAGTCGAGGCACTTGGCGTATCGGTGGAAGCACAAATTCTTTGTTCTTTGCGGCGGTTTTCCCTGGTAGGGCTACCTGATAATGCATTGCGCGAATCCAAAGATAGGGTACGCTGTGCCGTTGAAAATAGCGGTTTCTCCTTCCCCATGCACGAAGTCATAGTGAGTCTAGCGCCGGCATCATTGCCAAAATACGGGGCTGGTTTTGATTTAACCATTGCACTCTCCGTCCTCGCGGCAGATGGAAAGATCTCTCACTCTCCAGCAAACAAATATCTAATATTGGGCGAGCTTGCACTAGATGGGCGTGTAAAAGGCGTCCCCGGAGCATTGGCCGTGGCGTCGTATGCCGCCAGCAATGGTTTTTCAGCAGTGTTACTCCCGGAGGCAAATGCTGCCACTGCGGCTGTGGTTGAGACGATTCCAGTTTTTGCCATTAAGTCCCTAGTTCATGCTGTTGAATTCTTAAATGGGAATCTCGATATAGAGAGATCCCTTCCGACCACGAAGAGCCCAACAAACGGACGGCGCTATTGTTTTGGCGATGTTGTCGGCCAACATAACGCCAAGCGCGCTTTAGAAATCGCCACTGCTGGGGGGCATAATTTGCTTATGGTTGGCCCACCAGGAGTCGGAAAAAGCATGCTCGCAAAGCGAGCTTCCTCGCTTTTGCCCGAGCTTAACCGCGAGGAAATGATTGAGATAACGAAGATACATTCGCGAAGCACCGAGTCTCCGAATGGTCAAGGCGATTTTCAAGAACTAATCACTACGCGCCCGTTTCGCAACCCCCATCACACCACTAGCACTGCGGGGCTCATTGGCGGTGGTTCCAATGCAGTGCCGGGAGAAATATCGCTCGCCCATTGCGGAGTGCTTTTTCTAGACGAGCTAACCGAATTTAATCGAAATGCACTGGAGTCGCTGCGCGAACCCCTTGAAAACAGAAAAATAACTATTAGTAGGGCTAATTACCGCATCACATTGCCTTCGGATTTTATACTCATAGCAGCAATGAATCCATGCCCCTGTGGCAAAAAAGGTTCAACCGAGCAGAACTGCACCTGCAGCTTGACCACAATGCAAAAATACAACGCAAAACTATCTGCCCCATTATTGGATCGCATCGATCTGCACATTTGGGTTCCACAAATTTCGGTAGACAAGATGCAAGCGGGCAATAAGGAGGCAGATCCAACTGACAAAATGATTGACAGTGTTAGTCGCGTGCGACAAGTACAATCCTCGCGCTACCAATCTCACAAGGTTCTTAACGGGACAATGGCCACGAGTGACATACGGCGCTTTTGTATCTGCTCATCACCAGTAAGCAAGGTAGTCGAATCAGCAGCTAGGCGCCTACAACTAAGCGCTCGCGGCTACACCAGGTTATTAAAAGTATCGAGGACTATTGCCGATCTGGACGACTGCGCCGAAATCCAAGAAAAACACGTCTGCGAGGCAATTTCGTATCGTTCCTTTATAAAAAACGTGCCATCGACCGTTTGA
- the hemC gene encoding hydroxymethylbilane synthase, with product MRDKSYVFCIATRKSTLAVEQSNLVARRIMQVIGYNAKLLEMNTTGDRKSDEVAPIKRDKKDWIRELEDSILEGRADLAIHSGKDVPVDIDKDTILIPVLRRESAFDVFIPHPRVRESARDVEGKFLECLPVGAVIGTSSIRRKSQLLRYRSDIEVVEHRGNVPTRLEKLKGSKCLHGIVLAEAGINRLGLSSEVVEQIAPEVMLPAINQGILVAQVRSGNTFVVDSIKTLIDAETLCEWEAERGCIGVLNADCNSAVGIYAKASEGSVRVVCRVLSRDGKICVERTLVGDRASAYLLGVQLGREILASGGRELLV from the coding sequence GTGAGAGATAAGAGCTACGTCTTTTGCATAGCTACTCGGAAAAGCACTTTGGCGGTGGAGCAAAGTAACCTCGTGGCGCGTCGGATAATGCAGGTTATTGGCTATAACGCGAAACTGCTAGAAATGAACACCACCGGAGATCGCAAGAGTGACGAGGTGGCACCTATAAAGCGAGACAAGAAGGATTGGATTCGGGAGCTAGAAGATTCAATTTTGGAAGGTAGAGCTGATCTGGCTATTCATTCGGGCAAAGATGTTCCAGTCGATATTGATAAGGATACGATATTAATTCCAGTTCTAAGGAGGGAAAGCGCGTTTGACGTGTTTATTCCGCATCCGAGGGTTAGGGAGAGTGCTAGAGATGTTGAGGGGAAGTTTTTGGAGTGCTTGCCAGTTGGAGCAGTGATTGGAACGTCGAGTATTCGTCGCAAGAGCCAGTTGCTGCGGTATCGAAGCGATATTGAAGTAGTTGAGCATAGAGGAAATGTTCCTACTCGCTTAGAGAAATTGAAGGGAAGCAAGTGTTTGCATGGCATTGTCTTAGCGGAGGCGGGCATTAATAGACTTGGTCTATCTAGTGAAGTAGTTGAGCAAATTGCGCCCGAGGTTATGCTTCCAGCTATTAATCAAGGAATCTTGGTAGCTCAAGTGCGTAGTGGAAACACGTTCGTCGTAGACAGCATTAAGACATTGATTGATGCTGAGACGTTATGTGAGTGGGAGGCGGAGCGCGGGTGCATTGGTGTGTTGAATGCAGATTGCAATTCAGCCGTAGGTATCTATGCAAAGGCTTCTGAAGGCAGTGTTAGGGTAGTATGTAGAGTGCTTTCTCGTGATGGCAAGATTTGTGTTGAAAGAACGCTTGTGGGAGATAGAGCTAGTGCGTATTTGCTGGGAGTCCAGCTCGGAAGGGAAATCTTAGCAAGTGGCGGTAGGGAGCTCCTTGTTTAG